A genomic segment from Glycine soja cultivar W05 chromosome 18, ASM419377v2, whole genome shotgun sequence encodes:
- the LOC114395877 gene encoding uncharacterized protein LOC114395877: MGNCLKHQSSTNKYDGSDHDSDDWDFLAGEEGSFAATKAKTVTEVKIKITKKQLEELLSKVDVRELRVEQVLSQLMNHSSGGFQSLQRPWRPALQSIPEAN; the protein is encoded by the coding sequence ATGGGAAACTGCTTGAAGCACCAATCATCCACCAATAAGTATGATGGCAGCGATCACGATAGCGATGATTGGGATTTTCTGGCAGGTGAGGAGGGGTCTTTTGCTGCCACCAAGGCCAAAACGGTGACGGAGGTGAAGATCAAGATCACAAAGAAACAGCTAGAGGAATTGTTGAGCAAAGTGGACGTGAGGGAGTTGAGGGTGGAGCAGGTTTTGTCACAGTTGATGAACCATAGTAGTGGAGGGTTCCAATCACTTCAAAGACCATGGAGGCCTGCACTTCAGAGCATTCCTGAGGCCAATTga